The sequence TCACATAACACCGACACTatctgaattattaattaaataacaaacacaaaataaacaccATGACATCACCTTCACCCCACATGTGGTACTAATGTGTGGTTCACATGCATGAATGCACGGGTTGTGATGGCGACAGGGAGGGTGCAGGCTGCGTCTAGGGCTTGCGCTCCATGTCGGGCGACGGACTCGCCCCGTAGGGCACGTGGCCCTCGGCCTGCGGGGCTGCCTCGGCGCTGTGCTGCGGGGGCTGGTAGTGCCGCGGGGGCATGTGGTACGGGTACGGCTGGTAGTACGGCTGCGGCGGGGCGTACTGCGGGTACGGCTGCTGTGGGTACGGAGGGTACTGCGGGTAGGGGGCCcgcgggggtggggggttggtGGCAGCCACCGGAGTTGACGTCGGGTACTGCTGGTACGAGGCGTGCGGTGGCGCCGGGTGGAGAGGGGGCTGCGGTGGGGGTTGAGGGGAAGGGGTGGGCGTGGCGTGGGGCATGGGCGCGGTGGCGGTGGGAGGGGCAGCGACTGCTACCGCAGCTGCTACGGATACTGCCGGGTTCGACAGCGGAGGGGTCTGGGTGTTCTGGCTGTAGTTGTGAGGTGCCTGGGGATAATTCTGCACTACCATATTCTGAGGATAACTCTGAGGTGGTGTGGCTTGGGTGAAATTCTGTGGGACATTTCCTTGGGGAAACGTTTGACTCGCAGGTGGTGTTGGAGCGGTCGGGGGTGGAGCGGCGGAGGGCGGCTCTCTCTGTTTGGCGGGTGCCATGGGTGGCGTGGGTGCCGGAGGGGTCTCCGCAGGCTTTTGTTCGCTATCATTCGACGATTCTGCTTCCATCGCCTCTTCCTGGGACGGGCCCATCGAAGACGGTGCGGTGAGCTCTCCTGGCGTCGGTTTTGATTCTTCTGGAGTCTTCTGCTTGACCTCGTCAACGACTCCATCTCGTGCCCTGCGCAAGCGATCGTACTGCTCCTCCACCATCCGCTGAAATGCTTCGTCATCAACAGCCCGCGAGCAGTGCTTCTTCAGCTCCACTTGAAATTGT comes from Bacillus rossius redtenbacheri isolate Brsri chromosome 4 unlocalized genomic scaffold, Brsri_v3 Brsri_v3_scf4_2, whole genome shotgun sequence and encodes:
- the LOC134542197 gene encoding SWI/SNF-related matrix-associated actin-dependent regulator of chromatin subfamily E member 1, with amino-acid sequence MALPPNYRQIASAASSPAAGNNLLSAGAPMTLNILKERLRATGGGTASSGNESSPTQSPFVVTPHSHPGFVPQKVGKTSGADTKVPKPPKPPEKPLIPYMRYSRKVWDQIKAQNPELKLWEIGKIIGQMWRDLPELEKTDFVEEYEAEKVEYEKKLKTYHNSPAYVAYVAAKNRAQQAADEQESHDRSGSGSSKQAADRRIDIQPAEDEDDQDDGYSVKHVAYARYLRNHRLINEIFSDMVVPDVRSVVTTARMQVLKRQVQSLTMHQKKLEAELQQIEEKFEAKKKKFVESSEQFQVELKKHCSRAVDDEAFQRMVEEQYDRLRRARDGVVDEVKQKTPEESKPTPGELTAPSSMGPSQEEAMEAESSNDSEQKPAETPPAPTPPMAPAKQREPPSAAPPPTAPTPPASQTFPQGNVPQNFTQATPPQSYPQNMVVQNYPQAPHNYSQNTQTPPLSNPAVSVAAAVAVAAPPTATAPMPHATPTPSPQPPPQPPLHPAPPHASYQQYPTSTPVAATNPPPPRAPYPQYPPYPQQPYPQYAPPQPYYQPYPYHMPPRHYQPPQHSAEAAPQAEGHVPYGASPSPDMERKP